atggGATCTGTGAGGAAATTCACAGGGGCCTCCTTCTTGGCAGAAATCCCCGCTCTCCTCAAGATGTCCCCCAAGACATCTCTCACCCAGTCGTGCCGATATTTGAAACCAGGGAGCTCCTTACAATGAATAgcatgctccccgtatttatccaTGCAGGCTTTACGGCAAATTGGGCAGGTTTCGTCTTCTGAATACATAGGGATCATCAGCCGGTATTTGAGGATAGCCCTATACTCAACAGCCGACATGCATTGCCCCAGCCCCTCGATCGGGATAACAGTCAAAAAATCTTGCGCATGGGGGCCTTTCAAGCACTCAATCACCGCCTTTTGACCCACTTTAACGGGTTATCTATCAAACCAAGTGGTACACATCAATATATAAATACTACAAAAATATTTAGGTaattatttaaatattgtgtgtatTGGGTAAGTAATGAGGTGGAAATTAAGAAGGGTAATGATATTTGTAGGGTTGGAGATGAAATAAGGGTTTTTAAGGATTTGTAAGTATATGACGTGGCAGATGACGTGTCAGCTAAGGATGCCTAAGGACGCACGTAACATTGGAGATGGTCTAACAATGTGTTCTCGTACATTATTATGAGTTACCGTTCAATGTGTGTAAAGACGAAAACATTAGGATCGATTATGAATTTGCTTTAAATTTGTAAATATACAGTGAAAATCATTGCATGTAGAAGAAAGTACACCACATGAATCACAAATGCTTTACATGCAAAGGAAGGCAAACTTTGTGAAATTCAATCAAGATGGAAATTAACAACTAAAATTATATTGGGACGACGATCTCATTGTGGCTAAGAAACATAATTGGTCGTAACTGATGACGAAGAGCGATTTAAAAGTATTTCAAGATGTAACTGATGAGTGGCAGTTTGTGTGACACTAATTTGATGCCTATCTATATATCtctttaaatatttaaatatattaGCGGTAATTTATTGAGCATGTCACTTAGACGATACCGTATCTGTAGCATTTGGTAGCAGGAATAAGAGGTGAAATGAAATGAACCATTGtaagggaatgaagaaaagagtgtttggttggtcgatggaatggaatcatccattccaaaatgcattccatttccctcaaaatcattccatccgtcccccctgttttttttccattccattccctcttcaCCCTTCATTAACAACACTACAACCCACCACTGTTGCTACCATACACACCACCATTGTCATCCGCCGCCGTCACCCACCtccgccgccacccgccaccacctacCGCCGTCACCCACCTTCGTCCTCGCCACCGCCGTCACCGCCACCCAGCGCGCCACTGCCACCTCCGATCATTGCCACCACCCACCTTCGATCATCGCTGCCACCATTGCCACtgccacctccgatcaccgccgccacccaccgctGTCAACCGCCACCTCTGACCACCGTCACCGCTGCTACCACCCCTGTTACCACCGCCGCCACCTACCTCCAccgtcatccaccaccaccaccgttgtCACCATCCGCCGTCgtctccacccaccaccaccgccaaccACCGCCAACCACCGCCGCTACAACTGACACCTAGCACCGTGCCCCATCATCGCCCATCACTGACCACCGCCATCtgattttattccttcgtctttTTTCGCCtaccaaacaacaaaaagtaatggttcattccattcacacatgataaccaaacaagacatggaatggtaatgatcaattccattacctcatccattccattacatCGTCCATCCCGTATATAAAACGGTAATTAAGATAAAGTTAATTACATTTCCATGTAATGTTGCTAATTGTTGGAGCAAGTCTTCATGAAATATGTAAATTCACATGAACTTTATACATGCATTCAAAATGAATCAGGAGTGCAAAATCATATAGCAATATAGCATTAAAATTTAAAGAAATCAATATAACGAAAAAAATGTTGATTGTTACAATCTTCATTCCATTTAAAAACTTGATTTGTAAATCGTGTGTTCTTCAAGATCTTACGACGCTAAATCATGAGAATGAGTAGAACAGCAATAATAAATCCGAATCTTTCTCCCTTTTGAAAGCGAGTTCTGCCGTTGTTCTGTGATCAAAGAAAGCAAAAGGTCAGTAAAATCATGTATTTTATGTGCTTTTTTGCATGTAAAGTGACATTTTGATTGTGAAACATGTAGGAAACTTACCAGATTAAGTATTGGTGATGGTGCTGGTGCAGTATCATCAGAATCTGCAGCTACTGGTGGGGCTGGCGGGCTCTTAGGAACCGGTGCGGGTGCTGGTGCATGATGTTTCTTGTGCATGTGCCTCCTGTGCCTGTGTCTTCTAGGAGCTGGTGCAGGGGAGGGACTCGTGTCAGGTGTTGGGGCCGGTGGAACACTAACCGGTGTTGGAGCTAGTGATGGTGTTGGTGGTGGAGGAGTTGGTGCTGGCGGTGGGGTCGCTGGTGCTGGTGGTGGAGTTGCTGGCGCTGGAGCCACAACAGGTGGTGGGAcaactggtggtggtgttggggcaggcaatggtggtggtggtgttggggcTGGCAATGGGGGTGGTGGAGTGGATGGAGTGGATACGGGTGGAGCCACTGGCGGTTGTGGTGGTGGGATTTGAGGTGGCGGGACAGATGGGGCCGAAGCTGGAGGAGTTTTAGGGGACAGGGACGGTAGAGGGGTGGCGGGTGGTGGTTGCGTTGGCGGAATTGGGGTGGTGGAAGGGGGTGGTACAGTGGCAGACGTAGTTGATGGTGAAGCCGCAGGCGATTGGCCGTTGGAAACCGCTACCAAAAAGCAGATCCAAGCTAGAATAATATTAGTCCACAACATATTTGGTAGATGGATTGTGTTTGGATGAAAGAAATGAGGGTTTATAACATAATGTGACATGTGTAATTTCAGATGAAATGAAGAGGGTTGGTGCTACATGACCTTCATGTGGGTGGTACATCTCTAATTGCTTAATTTGATTATTTGACCCCTGAGATATAACTTGAACTCCAATTTTTGTAGGTAAGGGATGATGTTTATGATTTTGGTAAATATTTCATATCATTATTGGTCATCTTTCTCTATAGACCAAAAGTCACATTTTAAGGATGTTAACCAACTACCTAAAGTATGAGTACATAGCCTTCATATGGAAAATCAATACAGAGAGACAATGTTTCACATGATACGCAAAGCCACTCGATGTTGGTTACTCAAATGTTTAATTGAAGTCGTGGCTTCTCAGGCCAAAAGTCACTACTAGATAGTATACCTTTACGTTGTGTTCCCAAGTT
The sequence above is drawn from the Helianthus annuus cultivar XRQ/B chromosome 12, HanXRQr2.0-SUNRISE, whole genome shotgun sequence genome and encodes:
- the LOC118484846 gene encoding formin-like protein 14 gives rise to the protein MNHCKGMKKRVFGWSMEWNHPFQNAFHFPQNHSIRPPCFFSIPFPLHPSLTTLQPTTVATIHTTIVIRRRHPPPPPPATTYRRHPPSSSPPPSPPPSAPLPPPIIATTHLRSSLPPLPLPPPITAATHRCQPPPLTTVTAATTPVTTAATYLHRHPPPPPLSPSAVVSTHHHRQPPPTTAATTDT
- the LOC110894560 gene encoding lysine-rich arabinogalactan protein 19 produces the protein MLWTNIILAWICFLVAVSNGQSPAASPSTTSATVPPPSTTPIPPTQPPPATPLPSLSPKTPPASAPSVPPPQIPPPQPPVAPPVSTPSTPPPPLPAPTPPPPLPAPTPPPVVPPPVVAPAPATPPPAPATPPPAPTPPPPTPSLAPTPVSVPPAPTPDTSPSPAPAPRRHRHRRHMHKKHHAPAPAPVPKSPPAPPVAADSDDTAPAPSPILNLNNGRTRFQKGERFGFIIAVLLILMI